In one window of Tumebacillus algifaecis DNA:
- a CDS encoding M23 family metallopeptidase, translated as MRSISRFAVSFLVLFLLLLVLGAPINYGPSDLLAPWPAGRAYTCIKGNFDDTHNIPFTYYGWDFDLPIGAPVVAASSGVVHTVGYTGTDGYGDQVRIKHRNGSYTLYGHLSEHLVRVGQFVQQGQLIGRSGETGYSFSPHLHFCVIDRDNYSYPSRFVDIGHPVTGMCCRSRNRAPSIC; from the coding sequence TTGCGATCAATTTCCCGCTTCGCAGTCTCGTTTTTGGTACTGTTTTTGCTGCTCCTCGTGCTCGGTGCTCCTATCAATTATGGTCCTAGCGATCTATTGGCGCCGTGGCCTGCGGGGAGAGCGTATACCTGCATCAAAGGAAATTTCGATGATACGCACAACATCCCTTTCACGTATTACGGGTGGGACTTCGATCTGCCCATCGGCGCTCCGGTCGTTGCCGCATCGAGCGGTGTGGTGCACACGGTCGGCTATACGGGAACGGATGGATATGGCGATCAGGTGCGGATCAAGCACCGCAATGGCAGCTACACGCTCTATGGACATCTGAGTGAGCACCTGGTACGGGTCGGGCAGTTTGTGCAGCAAGGCCAGTTGATCGGTCGTTCTGGTGAAACTGGCTATTCGTTCTCTCCTCATCTGCATTTTTGTGTGATCGATCGCGACAATTACAGCTATCCGTCACGCTTTGTGGACATTGGCCATCCCGTGACTGGAATGTGCTGTCGTTCGCGAAATCGCGCACCCTCTATATGCTGA
- a CDS encoding response regulator transcription factor translates to MQKILVVDDDPAIVDLMKDFLEMEGFAVETVHSASEAFVVLERTTVDALLVDLMMPGMNGFDLCRQVRKTSDVPILFLSAREEDATKIVGLGIGGDDYIVKSSSPAEVVARVKAVLRRTNGRKPQPEERSHRLDFGRFVLDLKAHDLYVEGRQVALTPREFELLRLFAEHPRQVFTYEHLLEKFWHQVGDKHTVTVHIGRIREKIEATPAKPLFLVNVWGVGYRFEGVRR, encoded by the coding sequence ATGCAAAAAATTCTTGTCGTGGACGATGATCCCGCCATTGTTGATTTGATGAAGGACTTTCTGGAGATGGAGGGCTTTGCTGTTGAGACTGTGCACAGCGCTTCTGAAGCGTTTGTTGTTCTAGAGCGCACGACTGTGGATGCTTTGCTCGTCGATCTGATGATGCCGGGAATGAATGGATTTGACCTGTGCAGGCAGGTTCGAAAAACAAGCGACGTGCCCATCCTCTTCCTCAGCGCCCGCGAAGAAGATGCGACCAAAATCGTAGGTCTGGGAATCGGCGGAGATGATTACATTGTCAAATCATCATCGCCCGCCGAAGTGGTGGCCCGCGTAAAGGCGGTCCTGCGCAGAACAAATGGACGAAAGCCACAACCTGAGGAACGCAGCCATCGACTGGATTTCGGACGATTTGTGTTGGACCTCAAGGCTCATGACCTCTATGTGGAGGGGCGACAGGTGGCGTTGACTCCTCGCGAGTTTGAGCTATTGCGCTTGTTTGCCGAACATCCCAGACAGGTGTTTACGTACGAACATCTGTTGGAGAAGTTCTGGCATCAAGTTGGAGATAAACATACTGTGACGGTACACATCGGACGCATCCGGGAAAAAATTGAGGCCACTCCTGCGAAACCGCTTTTTTTAGTAAACGTCTGGGGAGT
- a CDS encoding VOC family protein encodes MRLIPYLSFDGKAEEAMNFYADALGGEVTQLDRYSGARGMEIPAGYEDKVLHGRVKIGDHFLYFSDAKRDLASGEQMSLTVEFDHEEQVDRAFELLSKEGQVFMPLDKMFWGAKYAKLTDKYGIQWDLNYQYK; translated from the coding sequence ATGAGACTGATTCCTTATCTTTCGTTCGATGGAAAAGCGGAAGAAGCGATGAACTTTTATGCTGACGCTTTGGGCGGTGAAGTGACACAATTGGACCGTTACAGCGGGGCACGGGGCATGGAGATTCCCGCAGGATATGAAGACAAAGTATTGCACGGACGTGTGAAAATTGGCGACCACTTTCTCTATTTCTCCGATGCGAAACGTGATCTTGCATCGGGCGAGCAAATGAGCTTGACGGTCGAATTTGATCACGAGGAACAAGTAGATCGGGCCTTCGAATTGCTTTCCAAAGAGGGTCAGGTCTTCATGCCGCTCGATAAGATGTTCTGGGGTGCAAAATATGCGAAACTGACCGACAAGTACGGCATCCAGTGGGACCTGAACTATCAATACAAATAG